A region from the Lolium perenne isolate Kyuss_39 chromosome 4, Kyuss_2.0, whole genome shotgun sequence genome encodes:
- the LOC127296868 gene encoding uncharacterized protein — MHKQTEEEQGKRPERQLYAEIQRALLDIQEKLAKKNWKTDKRTLQLLKDMSNKLDMLDQGGDDKETDEIDDRGELDIDQTCLDTNLDPLAKEMADEAESFASYSRLWEYKWGKTRGFFTDPTVLSSMQFTHYTPGRLPYSMECTTLETLQIISIKLTELAGALELPLSVYGVVAVRDMVDRNRNILFSRDWRNPQELKQNDPFLHLTGPSRAIVFMDKVCIEIMLRVKSGAYSQDKALISCVRRYTGVNGPCVSTICFKNSLCTVEVCLQPVKQTVQATILGVQVASEDGSWPLKYGGLVACSPQSGKLVFTDSGYTRRINPSSSQIVLIESGDEAMLKGESGHVLLRRQVVSVQLDGRLDFFIKAYSKSGAIAAETRVHFYPKVCNISQKKCYLGDAGVTVTVAWSLVAANKTELCLELKGGSIF, encoded by the exons ATGCACAAGCAAACCGAGGAGGAGCAAGGAAAGAGACCTGAGAGGCAGCTGTATGCGGAGATACAGAGAGCTTTGCTCGACATCCAAGAGAAGTTGGCAAAGAAGAACTGGAAGACGGATAAGCGGACCTTGCAGCTGCTCAAAGATATGTCCAACAAATTGGACATGTTGGATCAGGGCGGCGATGACAAGGAAACGGATGAGATAGATGACAGGGGCGAACTAGACATAGATCAGACATGTTTGGATACCAA TCTCGATCCATTGGCCAAGGAGATGGCTGATGAGGCGGAGAGTTTCGCTTCATACTCTAGACTCTGGGAATATAAATGGGGGAAAACCCGTGGTTTCTTCACAGACCCAA CGGTTTTGAGTTCAATGCAGTTTACACACTACACGCCTGGACGCCTGCCATACAGCATGGAGTGTACCACCCTGGAAACCTTGCAGATCATCTCCATCAAACTCACTGAACTTGCTGGTGCCCTTGAGTTGCCATTGTCTGTGTATGGTGTGGTTGCGGTCCGAGACATGGTGGATCGCAACCGAAACATTCTCTTCTCTCGAGATTGGAGAAATCCCCAAGAACTGAAACAGAAT gatCCTTTTCTGCACTTGACTGGTCCGTCACGTGCAATCGTGTTTATGGACAAGGTTTGCATTGAAATCATGCTAAGAGTAAAAAGCGGGGCATACTCTCAAGATAAAGCGTTGATCAGTTGTGTGCGCCGTTACACGGGAGTAAACGGTCCATGTGTGTCTACCATCTGCTTCAAGAATAGCTTGTGCACCGTAGAGGTGTGCTTGCAGCCAGTTAAACAAACGGTCCAGGCCACTATCTTGGGTGTCCAGGTTGCTAGCGAAGATGGATCCTGGCCTTTAAAATATGGCGGCCTAGTTGCTTGCTCCCCACAATCAGGGAAACTTGTGTTCACTGATAGTGGATACACGCGTAGGATTAATCCCTCATCCAGCCAGATTGTGCTGATTGAGTCAGGAGATGAAGCAATGCTGAAAGGTGAAAGTGGTCATGTACTTCTGCGGAGGCAAGTTGTTTCTGTACAACTTGATGGAAGGTTGGACTTTTTCATAAAAGCCTACTCCAAATCTGGTGCTATCGCTGCAGAAACTCGTGTTCATTTCTATCCCAAAGTTTGTAACATAAGCCAGAAGAAATGTTACCTTGGCGATGCTGGGGTAACTGTTACTGTTGCTTGGTCTCTTGTTGCGGCGAACAAGACGGAACTTTGTCTCGAGCTAAAGGGTGGAAGCATTTTTTGA